The following proteins come from a genomic window of Longimicrobium sp.:
- the pyk gene encoding pyruvate kinase — MQRRTKIVCTLGPASWSPERIAALVDAGMDVARINFSHGELDRHAETIANVRACSRDKGRPIAILGDLQGPKIRVGVLGEAAVLKTGDRVVFAPEGEHQEGELPTTFHELAHDVEVGEVVLLADGLMELIVEEVQPPRVTMRVIHGGELTSNKGINLPNTLVSIPSLTEKDLRDLDFALEQKLDYLALSFVRSAEDVKDLVSRIPPGGPLVVVKVEKGMALENLSAILEQSAAAMVARGDLGVELPFEQVPLAQKRMIQMANGASRPVITATQMLESMIENPRPTRAEASDVANAIIDGTDALMLSAETATGKFPVAAVQAMVRIAQEIEDSHILETGPHYDIPIDPGVDGTTPTERAIAGATVEAVRRLKAPLILTFTSSGSTARVVSSFRPPVPILAITGNPQTYQQLALVWGVVPVVCSREATYAEMMECGREEAVRRGLAKPGDRIVVTAGLPMHKAGTTNLLQVVVI, encoded by the coding sequence CTCGTCGACGCTGGGATGGACGTAGCCCGGATCAACTTTTCGCACGGCGAGCTGGACCGCCACGCCGAAACCATCGCCAACGTCCGCGCGTGCTCGCGCGACAAGGGCCGCCCCATCGCCATCCTGGGCGACCTGCAGGGCCCCAAGATCCGCGTGGGCGTGCTGGGCGAGGCCGCCGTGCTCAAGACCGGCGACCGCGTGGTCTTTGCCCCTGAGGGCGAGCACCAGGAGGGCGAGCTCCCCACCACCTTCCACGAGCTGGCGCACGACGTGGAGGTGGGCGAGGTGGTGCTGCTGGCCGACGGCCTGATGGAGCTGATCGTCGAGGAGGTGCAGCCGCCGCGGGTGACCATGCGCGTCATCCACGGCGGCGAGCTCACCAGCAACAAGGGGATCAACCTTCCCAACACGCTGGTAAGCATCCCCTCGCTGACGGAAAAGGACCTCCGCGACCTGGACTTCGCGCTGGAGCAGAAGCTGGACTACCTGGCCCTTTCGTTCGTCCGCTCGGCCGAGGACGTGAAGGACCTGGTCAGCCGCATTCCCCCCGGCGGCCCGCTGGTGGTGGTGAAGGTGGAAAAAGGGATGGCGCTGGAGAACCTGTCGGCCATCCTGGAGCAGTCCGCGGCGGCGATGGTGGCGCGCGGCGACCTGGGCGTGGAGCTGCCCTTCGAGCAGGTGCCGCTGGCGCAGAAGCGGATGATCCAGATGGCGAACGGCGCCAGCAGGCCGGTGATCACGGCCACGCAGATGCTGGAGTCGATGATCGAAAACCCGCGCCCCACCCGCGCCGAGGCGTCGGACGTGGCCAACGCCATCATCGACGGTACCGACGCCCTGATGCTTTCGGCGGAGACGGCCACGGGCAAGTTTCCCGTCGCGGCGGTGCAGGCGATGGTGCGCATCGCGCAGGAGATCGAGGATTCGCACATCCTGGAAACAGGCCCGCACTACGACATCCCCATCGACCCGGGGGTGGACGGCACCACGCCCACGGAACGCGCCATCGCCGGCGCCACCGTCGAAGCGGTCCGCCGGCTGAAGGCGCCGCTGATCCTCACCTTCACCAGCAGCGGCTCCACCGCCCGCGTGGTGTCGTCGTTCCGGCCGCCGGTGCCCATCCTGGCCATCACCGGAAATCCGCAGACCTACCAGCAGCTCGCGCTGGTGTGGGGCGTGGTCCCGGTGGTCTGCTCCCGCGAAGCGACCTACGCCGAGATGATGGAGTGCGGGCGCGAGGAAGCGGTCAGGCGCGGCCTGGCGAAGCCTGGCGACCGCATCGTGGTGACCGCCGGCCTGCCGATGCACAAGGCGGGGACCACCAACCTGCTGCAGGTGGTGGTGATATGA